In Lachnospiraceae bacterium, the DNA window ATAAGGAACTCTTTTCATGATCACTTTCTCCTTTATCTTTCATCTTTTATACTTTTTTAATTGCTTTTTTTGCAATCGATTTCAATAATATTAAAAGAAAATGGTTCTATTGAAAGAACCTTTTCTCTTTGCTCCACACATCTGCAAAGAAACTTTCCGATGAAGAAATCTTTCCGGCAAATGTTATGTGGTCTCTCTTTCTTTAATATCTGTCAGAAGCATCACTTTATGGGACACTTCTTTTTTATCAAGGGCATCCAGGATAGCCCTTGAAGCATTCTGGCTGACTTCCACCAGCTTGTTATCCAGACTGCTAAGCTTTGGTGTAACGATCTCACCGTACATAGTATTATCCACTCCCATGATCGCAAGCTCTTCCGGAATACGTTTTCCCATTTTTTTTGCTGCTTCCAGACCGCCTATTGCCAACAGGTCTGTGGTATAGATGATTCCGTCTGTTTCAGGTCTTTCTGTAAGGATATGTTCTGTAAGCTTTGCACCTGCAGCTCTCACATCACGGGGATTGGTAAATTCTTTGTTTACCGCCGTATATAAGAGGATATCTTTCTTAGCGATCCCCTGCTCTGTCATGGCTCTTATATAACCTTTTTGCTTGTTCCGGTTGGAAGGTGTATCAGAATCCACTGCCATCACCAGATGCTTCTTTCCTTTCTTAAGCATCAGCTCGGCACAGTCCTTTACTCCCCGCTCTTCATCAATAAGGACACCATAAACATTTGGCAGATCCAGATAGCCGTTTACAATGGCTACAGGAATATCCGAAAGGTGTTCTTCAATGCTTTTTTTCACAGCTTCCGTTTCAAACATAGAACCCATGAGAATGGCACCATCTACTCTCCGCTGTTCCAGGATGCGGATGTAATCCGCCTTTTTCTCATCCTTCCGCCCGGTACTCAGAGTAATACAGGTATAACCTAAAGCAGTCATCTCCTGTTCGATCACATAGGCCGATTCTGTATGATGCTCAATACGCAGATCCTCGATCAGGATACCAATGATCTTAGAAGACTGCATCACCAGGCCTCTGGCTGCTTCATTGGGAATATAATGATTTTCATTTAATAATTTTTGTACCCTTTTACGCGTCTGGGCGTTGATCCCGGGCTTATTATTAATGACCCTGGAAA includes these proteins:
- a CDS encoding LacI family transcriptional regulator, encoding MTIYDIAKQAGVSASTVSRVINNKPGINAQTRKRVQKLLNENHYIPNEAARGLVMQSSKIIGILIEDLRIEHHTESAYVIEQEMTALGYTCITLSTGRKDEKKADYIRILEQRRVDGAILMGSMFETEAVKKSIEEHLSDIPVAIVNGYLDLPNVYGVLIDEERGVKDCAELMLKKGKKHLVMAVDSDTPSNRNKQKGYIRAMTEQGIAKKDILLYTAVNKEFTNPRDVRAAGAKLTEHILTERPETDGIIYTTDLLAIGGLEAAKKMGKRIPEELAIMGVDNTMYGEIVTPKLSSLDNKLVEVSQNASRAILDALDKKEVSHKVMLLTDIKERETT